The genomic region CAGGAATGCTGCGGCAGGACTGAGTGATGATTTTTTTGTGTTCAATGCTGATATATTGGAAGGCATAGATTTGGCGAAGATGGCACGTTGCCATAGACAGATGCATGCTGATGTTACCATTGCCGTGAAAAGGGTGGAAGACGTCAGGTCTTTTGGTGTTATTGAACAACGGGATGGATATGCCCATAGGTTCATTGAGAAACCACAGGCAGGAGAAACTTCAAGTCATCTTATCAACGCAGGTACTTATATCTTTTCCCCGGAAGTCATTTCACTTATTGCCCGAAATCAGGCAGTTTCTGTGGAGCGGGATGTCTTTCCTTTATTGTTGGAAAGGGGAAAGAAAATTGCAGTTTATCCGATTCGGTCCTATTGGCGTGACATCGGTAATCCTGAAGATTATCTGAGGGTACATGCAGATATCATGAAAGGTTTATACAGAATTCCGGAAGTAGATTACCGTAGCCAGCAGGTATACTGCAATGGCATTGCAACTACCTATCAGAACGATATGATGCGGGGACCCGTCTATATAGGAAAAAATGTACAGATTGGACCGGGAGCAGTAATCGGTCCCTATGCATGCATCGGAGACAACTGCCATATTCCAAGCGGTTGCCGCGTCGGTCGATCACTCTTATGGGAAAATGTACATCTTGGACGAAATGAGCAGACCTTTGGTTCCATAGTTACACCTTCTTGCCGTATCGATGGTTTGGAAGATGTCTTTGGTGATGTGAAATCTTCCCAGATTACCGATACTGCCGAGAATGTTGCTGCATTCCTGAATATAGAATAAGGACAGGGGAGAAAAATGAAGTTACTTATTGTCAGTTCATATCCACCACGAAAATGTGGTATTGCAACATTTACTCAGGATTTGGTTGCAAATCTTCGCCAACAGGAACCATCGGTTGAAATAGGTATCGTTGCTTTGGGTGACGGTACTGTCGGTTATGACGGGGATGTTGTCCATATAATAGAACATCACGATGCTGAAAGCTATCAAAAAGCTGCAGCTTGGATCAACGCCTCGGGTTATGAAGTACTGGTCATAGAACATGAATATGGCCTGTATGGAGCCAATGACGGAGAAGCTGTCCTTACTTTGGCCAAAGAAAGTAGATTACCTATAATTACGACGCTGCATACCGTGCTTGCCCATCCATCGAAACAGCAGCGTGATATTCTTGCGTCTCTTTGCAGGTCGAGTGCTGCTGTCGTGACAATGGCTTCCAATTCACGCCACATGCTTGCAAAGGTATACGGAGTACCAAAGACCAAGGTCCATGTAATACACCATGGCGTTCCTTCTCACGAGGGATATCCCTCAAGAACAGTATTGAAGCAAAGATATGGTATGAAAGGAAAGACTGTTGTCAGTACTTTCGGATTGCTTAGTGAAGGAAAAGGCATCGAATATGGCATTATGGCTATGGCAAGCGTTGTCAAGGAACATCCGGAAGCCTTGTATATCATTGCCGGTCAGACACATCCTGTCGTCAGAGAAAAGGAAGGCGAGCAATATCGAAGGAAACTTGAACAAATGGTAGCTGACAAAGGGCTTAAGAATAATGTACGGTTCATTGACAGATATTTTTCCCAAGAGGATCTGGTACGTCTCCTTTTGCTCAGTGACATATATATGACACCTTATCTAGGACGTGAGCAGGCTGTGAGCGGGACACTGGCATATGCAGCCGGATGTGGAAAAGCCATTGTGTCCACTTCCTATCCATATGCACAGGAGCTTCTGGCAGATGGGCGAGGGATACTTGCTGATTTTGCTGATCCGGATTCCTTGGCACGGGCTTTGCTGCAGTTGCTTGACCATCAGCAGCAAAGACTTGATATGGAGCAGAAGATGGCTGAATTTGGAAAGAATATGACGTGGGGGACTGTCGCCCGCAGGTACAAAGAAGTCTTTGCCCATGTCTTGGCTATGGAAAAACTGCTGTCTGTATGTCCCTCTGACCGGTGCCTGTTCAGGATGAGCGATGATACCGGTATGTTTCAGCATGGAATCCTTACGGTTCCTAATCTCCATGAAGGGTATACGACTGATGACAATGTCAGGGCATTGCTTCTTGCTGCTCTGCGTTATAAGGGAAAAAAGGATGAACGGATACTGGTCTTGGTCCAAAAGTATCTTGCATTTGTCGCATATGCCTATAAGGATGGATGGTTCAGAAACTTCATGGGATATGACCGGAAATTTCTTGGAGAGTGCGGTTCTCAGGATTGTTTCGGCAGGTGCCTGTGGGTCTTGGGGACCCTCAGCATTGCTTCTTGGCTACCGGGTTCGGTTACTGAAGTCTGTAACACTTTGTTTCAGCAAGCTTTTTCCTCAATTAGCAAAGTCACTGCCATTCGAGCCAAGGCCTATAGCATAATAGGACTTGCACATAGGAATGTAAAAGCAGAATCTCCTATACTTGTAGCATTGGCGCAGGATTTGGTTGCAGCCTATACCCGTACATATTCCGATTCATGGAGATGGTTTGAAGATGAAGTAACCTACTGCAATGCCATATTGCCGTTGGCTCTTTTCGAAGCCTATCGGACCACAGGTATGAAAAAATTCCTTGCTGTTGCAACTGATTCGTGTGATTTCCTTATCAAGCTGACCGTGCGGGATGGATTCTTTTCGACTGTAGGCTGTAAAGGATGGTGTCACAGAGGATCTGAACCTGCACTTTATGACCAGCAACCTGTCGAAGCAGCCGGAATGGTTCAGCTATGTCTTACTGCATATGATGTTACGCGTCAGGTTCGTTACCATGAACTGGCAAAGACCTGTCTGCTATGGTTTGCAGGGAAAAACCTGCTTGGACTGCCGCTTGCCGATGGAAATGAAGGTGGTTGCTTTGATGGCTTGGAAGCCCATGGAGTGAACCAAAACCAAGGGGCAGAGAGTATCTTGAGCTGGCAGTTGGCTTGGTTTTGGTGGCATGGAGAAAGAAAGTAAAGGAATCTTTGGCTGTTCCTTATAGTTTTCCTTCTGTCAGTTTCTTCAGATGCTCAGTGAGTTTCATGTTCTCGCTGTAGTCGACAGGACAGTCGATGATAACTGGCTTGTCCATGGAAAAGGCATTCTCAAGCGATGGAATGAGGTCTTTACACTTCTCTATCTTCATTCCCTCACAGCCCATTGCCCTGGCGAGGGCAACGAAATCAGGATTTGTGAAATCCACATAGCAATGGTGCCCGAAGCGTTCATCTTGTTTCCATTTGATCAGGCCATAGGCTGAATCGGTAAGAATAAGGACAACGAAATTTGTCTTGCATCTAACGGCAGTCTCCAGTTCCTGTACGTTCATCATGAACCCGCCGTCCCCGCATATAGCGAGGATCTTTTTGTCCGGATAGACCAGCTTTGCGGCGATGGCACCAGGAACGGAGATGCCCATGGTGGCAAATCCGTTTGATATGATGCAGGAATTCGGCCTTTCGCAGTTGTATTCTCGTCCGATCCACATCTTATGGGCTCCGACATCAGAGATAAGGATGGATCCTGCATCCATGACTTTTCTGACATCGTAAAGGATTTTCTGTGGTTTCATAGGGAAACTGTCATCATCTGCATAGCTTTCAAATTCTGCTACCATCTGGTTTCGTATGGCAAATGCCCATTCAGGTACTTCTTTCCTATAGGCACGTCTTTGGATTTCCTGCAGGGAGTCTTCTATGTTTCCTATGACTTCTATTTCGGCTTCGTACCGTTTGTTTATATGTGCGGATTCTGGGCCTATATGGATGATGCGCTTGTCACCGTCCGGGTTCCATTTGATGGGGGTACATTCCACAAGGTCATAACCGATTGCAATGACAAGGTCAGCCTGCTTGAAAACCAAATCCGGATAATCTTTCTGTGGGATTCCAAAAGACCACATGCTATATTTGTTCGTCCAGGGAATAATGCCTTTTCCCATCATGGTATTGACCACGGGTATCTTCAGTTTTTCTGCAAATTTTGTCACTGCTTCACCGCAATTGTTCCTTGCTGCTGAAGAACCTGCAAGGATGACAGGTTTCTGTGCCCGCGAAATGACGGTAGCAGCTTCCTCGATTGATTGGAATGTCGCCTGTCCTTCCTGGGCTGGAACCTTTTTCATCGGATGACCGTCTACTTCCATTTTTGCGATGTTGCAAGGAAGATCAATATGTGAAGCTCCCGGTTTTTCACTTTCAGCATACTTGAAGGCTATCCTGACGATTTCCATGACGGTATCGGGACGGACAACGGCCTTTGATCTTTTCGTGATCGGTTCAAACATCTTTACGAGATCTACGTACTGATGGGAGGTGAGGTGCATCCTGTCAGTCCCAGCTTGTCCTGTTATGGCTACCAACGGGGCCCCATCCATGTTGGCATCTGCTACTCCCGTGACAAGGTTTGTTGCTCCTGGTCCAAGCGTGGAGAGACATACACCGGCTTTGCCAGTCAGCCTGCCGTAGACATCGGCCATGAATGCTGCACCTTGTTCATGTCTTGTCGGAATGAATTCAATGGTGGACTTCTCAAGGGCATTCATGAGTTCAAGGGTTTCTTCTCCTGGGATTCCGAAGACATACTTTACTCCCTCTGCTTCAAGGCATTCTACCAGAAGCGTTGCCGTGTTTTTCTTGTTTCCGTCCATATTGTCTTCCTGACTTCTGTTGGTTCAAGGTGCACGATGACATCTATACAAATTGGAAAATACCACTAAAGCAGGAGCTACACAATAAGGAAGATTTGCATATGGACAATTTTGATGAAAAAGTTTTGACAATTGGACAAATCATCTTGAGAATTACAGTAAAAGACATTCCTGGATAGAAAAATACTGATAGATACGATATGTCATTATCGTCGGTCCCACAGTCTCTTATCCCGTGAAGGATGCTGTAAAATCAAAGTACAGGCTAGCATTTTGCATGATGATGGATTACCATTGCTACCTGTGCATAGTGCTTGCAGTATACCTGATGATAAAGGAGAAGACGCATGGATATCATGGAACGGATCAAGGGGGAATATGATGGACAGAGTGCGTTGCGGAAGAAAATCTCAGACTTTATCATGGATAATCTTTTACAAGCCTGTTTTTTTTCTTTGAAGGAATTTGCTTCTGCCAATGAAGTTACCGAAGCTACGGTGCTCAGTTATGGAAGAAGCATCGGTTGTGACAGTTATCTACAGATGAAGAAAGAACTGCAGAACCAGGCTATGAAGAGTTTTTCTTCCCAGAGCCGTCTGTCGGTATTGGCCAAGCAAAGTTCAAGCTTTGATGACCTGTTCCTCAAAGTGGAGACTGCTGAGATAAAATCACTGCGTACCATGTTTGAATACAATAGTCCGCAGAAGATACGGGCTATCTTGCCTTGCTGAAAACGAGCCCATGATATCTATGCCGTAGGGACACTGTGACAGTAGGATTTTCTCCGATTATTTTTCCAGGAGAATGAATTCACTTGGGTGTTCCTGTGAGGCTCTTGATCTCCAGGATATTTCACTGAGTCTGAGCAAGATATCGTCAATTGCTGCGAGTGACAGCCTGTTGGTTGCCATTACCATAACCCCATATGGAAAACCTACTTTGTCCATGGCTAGGCTTTGCAAATCAATAGGTATGCCTGTCATTGCCATTACCGATAGTCAGTATTCACCCATTGTTGCCGACTGTGATGAGTTCCTGTTGGTTTCCACTGAATTGTTCGGCTTGACCAATTCTCCTACCTCCGTCTTTGCCTTGATCAATCTTATAAGCATCCTTATGCAGTTTGATCTGCAGAAGGAAGAGCATGCACAGCAAGATTTGCAACCGGATATCCTGGCCCGGCGCTATGATGATATTCTCAATACTTTGAACTGAAAAATAGTATGTGATATCATACAAAAGCAAAAGTATCTTGTGAAAAGTTGATAAGCTGAAGTTACAAAGGAATCTATATATGGCTAGCTTGCTGTATATTACGTAAGAAACTATATTGTGTCTCGATATTGTCGGTTTTTTCCCTTTGCTAAGTATACATCCCTAGGTCCTAAATCTAATGTTTCCAAAAAAGATTTGTACTGTTTCAAAAGAATTGTTACATATTCAGATGAAATAATTTCAAATAATTTAAATTTTGTTCATTCTGGTGGGTAATTATTGACACAAGAGTATAACCTGTTATTTTGGTTTCCAGAGATTTTGATATACATATTATTCAACGTACACAGTATTTGAATGAACTTATCCAGTATTGTAATGAATCAGTTATCAAAGTGGTTACTGGCGTGCGTCGGTGTGGTAAATCAACATTGCTTAGCCAACTGTTCTATTCGTACTTGCTTGAACAGGGTACTGAAACCAGACAGATTATTTTAATCAATCTTGAATCATTGGAAAATGAAGAATTATTGGATTATCATCAGTTATATACATTCATTAAGTCTAGATTGGTTTCTGGCAAAATGAATTACATCATAATCGATGAAATCCAAAATTGTAAGGGTTTTGAACGAGTCATAGATAGCCTTTACCTATTGTCTAATACAGATATCTATATTACTGGGTCAAATGCCTATTTGCTTTCTAGTGATTTGGCGACAATGCTGACCGGTAGATATGTGATACTACACCTGTTGCCTTTTTCATTCAGTGAATATCAATGTTTTTTCCTAATCAGGAGAAAAGGGAATTGTTCAATGCATATATCAAGACGGGAGGATTTCCTTTCAGTACGGAACTGTTTGCGAAGGATCTAGATATCATTCCTTATCTTGAAGGTTTATATGCAACCATTGTGACCAAAGATATTGTTACCAGAGAATCAATCGAAGACATAAATACCCTGAATGCCATTATAAAAACTTTGGCAGGAAGTTTGGGATCTACAGTTTCACTTCAGAAGATAACCAATACTTTGAAGGCTGCTGGTAGGAAGGTATCAATAAACACCATTGAAAAATATATCAAGGCACTTTGTGACAGTTATTTGTTCTATAAAACCAATAGGTTTGATGTCCGTGGGCGACAATATCTCAAGACATTCGGCAAATATTATATTGTAGATACAGGATTACGGAATTTATTGTTTGCCCAACGCTCATTTGATTTAGGACATCAGATTGAAGATATTGTATTCCTCGAACTGTTGAGGAGAAAGAAAAAAATCTTTATAGGCAAGGCAGGAAACCTGGAAATTGATTTTGTCTGTCAGGTGCCATCTGGATTGGAATATTATCAGGTCAGTGCCAGTGTTTTAGATGCTGGGACATTGGAAAGGGAACTGAAGCCGTTGCAGAAACCTGGTGATAATTATCCAAAATACCTTCTTACCCTTGATGAAGTAGGAACCGGAGCCGACTATAATGGTATACGGCAACTTAATCTTATTGATTGGCTTTTGTCTATATAAGATATTGTATTTATGTTGTCTTTGTCGTCATGAGATGATGATATTCTCAACACACTTTGAACTGGCAATAGTACAGGATATACACCATTTTGCATAAAATTATAATAAATATTCAAAAACCTCTTGTATGAATTGATTGTAGCAATTACTATAAATCAACCTGTGGATTTAGGAAATCATAGGACACAATGCACTCATTCTGTAGTGAAAAGTATAGCGCAAGGAGAAAAAAATGAAAAAAAAGCTATTGAGTCTCATGGGTGTCGCTTTGTTTCTGGTGGGATTGCCTGTATTTGCAAACGGCACGGCCGAAAAAAGTTCTGCAACGGCTGAACAGACAGAAACTACTGCCACTTCTCAATTGGCCGATCAGATTATAGTCGGTAATCTGTCGGAACCAAAATATCTTGATCCCAATGCACCGGGTGTCGGTGGAGCCGAGGTCAACGTCTGCCAACAGATCTATGAAGGTCTTGTGACGATTGACAAGGAAGGAAAGGTCGTCCCTCAACTGGCTTCTGATTGGACAGTCAGTGATGACGGTATGGTATATACCTTCAATCTTGTTCCTAGTGTGAAGTTTTCCGATGGCACACCGGTTACTGGGGAGGATTGGAAGTGGTCGCTTTACCGCGCCCGTGATTACAAGCCTTCAAGCTATCGGTTCATTGCCGAGGACATTGATACCGTAGAAGCTACAGACAGCCAGGTCATCATTACCTTGAAGAAACCTGCAGCTCCGTTTATCTATGATCTTGCCAATTTCAATATGGTCGTCGGTTCGAAGGCCCATTGGGATGCAGTCGGTGATGAAGCTTACCTTGATCAGCCGCTTGGAACCGGTCCTTATATGCTCAAGTCCTGGGATCGTGGCAAGTCATTGACTCTTGTTGCCAATCCATACTATCGCAATGCAGACTATCCCAAGACCAAGGAGATCAAATATGTCATCGTTGCTGACGACAATACCCGCTATGATGCAGCTGCAGTCCGGGCAGTTGGATGTCATCGGTGATATTCCCTATAGCATTGTTCCGATGATCAAGGCTAACAAGAACCTTACCCTCGATATGTTTGATTCTACAAAGATCAGGTATTTGATTCTGAATACTACAAAGGCACCGTTCGATGATCCTGCAGTGCGCAGAGCCCTGTACTACGCGCTCAACAAACAGGAACTTGCTACTGCAATTACCGGTCCTTACGGTACTCCGGTTGCGGCTTTGGTAAGCCCGACTCAGGGAAAGTGGTCTGACAGTGACCTGAAGGTAACTCCATATAGTCCTGAAAAAGCCAAGGCTGCACTTGCTGCTGCCGGTTATACTGAACCTGTACAGTTCACACTTTCTGTATTCAGTGGTTCCAAGGTCTATGAACAGATTGCAACCTTGATCAAGAGTGAAGTTGACAAGGCAGGTTTCTCCTGCAAGATCGAGCTTCTTGAGAATGCTGCACTTTCAGACAAGTATTCCTCTCTGTCCCACCAGGCTACGGTACTGATGTGGATTGATGACATCAGGGATCCTTCCGAGGTATGTGGTTGGACAGTTGACTATGACCAGTGCGATGCATGGTATACCGGATTGAGGGATCAGAAACTTGAGGATCTCAATGACACTGCATTCAAGGAACAGGATGAGACAAAGCGTGTGCAGATGTACCAGCAGGTTCAGCAGAAGATATATGACAATGCAAATGTCATTCCTCTGTTCAGTACTGGATTTGCCTATGCTTCCAGCAACAAGATCCATGGATTGTATGTAAGTCCATTCGGCGTCTATCAGGCAATGGATTGGACCAAGACACGGTAAGTGACGTAAGTTATATGCCGGCACAGAAGGTTTTCTGTGCCGGTATTTCGGAGGAAAAAGATGAACAGGCTCAATTATTGCATCAAGCGGATACTGCAGATCATACCGGTACTTTTTGTCGTTTCCATATTGATTTTCTTCATGTTGCGTTTTATCGGAGGAGATCCTGCCCGCTTGATCCTCGGAGACAAGGCGACCAATTCTGCCATTCAGGCGTTGCACGAAAAGCTTGGTTTGGACAGGCCGCTCCCTGTGCAATATTGGCTGTTCCTTTCCGGTATCTTTCATTTGGACCTGGGGACTTCCCTGAGTCTCCAGTGTCCCGTTTCCCAGTTGCTTGTCCAGCGTATGCCGATTACCATCAAATTGACTCTGCTGTCTTCCCTTATTGCAGTCCTTATCAGCCTGCCCCTGGGATATTTGGCAGGCAAGTATAAGGATAAGCTGTGGGACCATACGATACGGACGATGACGTTGGTTTTCATATCCATGCCTTCTTTCTGGGTCGGCTTGTTGCTGATGATTCTTTTCGGAGTCGTCTTGGGCTGGCTTCCTGCAGGAGGCTGGGATGGAACTTCTTTCCTGACCCAGTTGAAAAGCCTGTTGCTTCCGGCTCTTACCCAATCCCTTTCAATGACTGCCTTGCTGATGCGGGACATGCGGAATTCCGTAGCTGATATTTCCCAGATGGATTTTGTCAGCTTTGCAAAAAGCAAGGGACTGAGCAAGAGAGCGATACGGAACAGGCACATATTCCGGAATGCATTGATTTCCTATGTGACGTTGCTTTCGATCAACATTGCCTATATGTTGGGTGGTTCCGTCATCATAGAAACGGTCTTTGCCCTACCAGGCATAGGCAAACTCATGATTGATTCGATTTTCAACCGTGACTATGCCGTAGTCCAGTCCCTGGTATTGCTTTTTGCGGCTTTAGTCATGGTCATCAACCTGATTACTGATATTGTCTATTCTTTCTTGGATCCAAGGGTAAGCTACTGATATGATCAACATCAAAACAAAACTTGAAAAACGACAAAGTTCCCTTCCGCCATGGTTGGTACGTCCTGCTTTCGTGGTAGGTAGCGTCATTGTCGTGCTGTTTATACTTATTTCATTTTTTCCTGGCGTATTTACTCATTACGATCCTATTGAAGTCCATGTGGCGGAAGCTTTGCAGGCCCCTGGCTTCACCCATCTGTTCGGTACCGATGAGTATGGCAGGGATATCTATACGAGGATACTGTATGGAGCAAGGATTGATTTGGCGATGGGCGTACTTGGCGTCATCATTCCTTTCATCGTGGGCGGTACATTAGGCCTGCTGGCAGGTTACTATGCAGGCATACTGGATACGGTTGTCATGAGGATCATTGATGTATTGATGGCTTTCCCTTTTACAATTTTGGTAATTGTCATCATGTCTATCCTTGGTGCCGGCATACAGAATGTGTTCATCGCTCTCTGGCTGGTGGGGTGGATGAGCTATGCCAGGCTTGTACGCAGTGAGACGATGAAGCTCAAGAATACTGAATTCATCCAAGCGGCCAAGGTGGAAGGTTTTTCAGATATGCGTATCCTTCTCCGGCATCTGTTACCAAATGTCATTTCTTCCGCCATTGTCTATGCTGCATCGGACATCGTTTTGTGCATGCTGACCGGCGCTTCCATGAGTTTTTTGGGACTGGGTGTCCAGTTGCCTGCACCCGAATGGGGGGCAATACTCAATGAAGGCCGCAGTTACATCAGCTATGCATGGTGGATCACGTTGTTTCCGGGGCTTTTCCTTGCTTTCAATGGCATTGGATTTTCCCTGCTTGGAGACAGTTTGACTGATATATTGAGAAGGAAGGGGCATTGACTGATATGGCAGAGAAAAAAATACTTTTGGAAGTCAAAGGGCTCAAGACTTGTTTTCCGCTTAAGACTGAGACCGTACATGCTGTCAATGGGGTTTCCTTTGTCATCTATGAGGGTGATACCTTCGGCTTGGTAGGAGAATCCGGTTGCGGGAAAAGTCAGACGCTGTATTCGATCCTTCGCTTGTTGAAGAAACCCGGTGTCATCCAAGGCGGAAGCATCATCTA from Spirochaetia bacterium harbors:
- a CDS encoding NDP-sugar synthase, translating into MDAIYLVGGKGTRLRPLTYTTVKPMVPIMNRPLLERKLGRAARSGIRRAILSTGYKSDIIETYFSQHPIKGMQVLIKKELSPLGTGGAIRNAAAGLSDDFFVFNADILEGIDLAKMARCHRQMHADVTIAVKRVEDVRSFGVIEQRDGYAHRFIEKPQAGETSSHLINAGTYIFSPEVISLIARNQAVSVERDVFPLLLERGKKIAVYPIRSYWRDIGNPEDYLRVHADIMKGLYRIPEVDYRSQQVYCNGIATTYQNDMMRGPVYIGKNVQIGPGAVIGPYACIGDNCHIPSGCRVGRSLLWENVHLGRNEQTFGSIVTPSCRIDGLEDVFGDVKSSQITDTAENVAAFLNIE
- a CDS encoding glycosyltransferase, with the translated sequence MKLLIVSSYPPRKCGIATFTQDLVANLRQQEPSVEIGIVALGDGTVGYDGDVVHIIEHHDAESYQKAAAWINASGYEVLVIEHEYGLYGANDGEAVLTLAKESRLPIITTLHTVLAHPSKQQRDILASLCRSSAAVVTMASNSRHMLAKVYGVPKTKVHVIHHGVPSHEGYPSRTVLKQRYGMKGKTVVSTFGLLSEGKGIEYGIMAMASVVKEHPEALYIIAGQTHPVVREKEGEQYRRKLEQMVADKGLKNNVRFIDRYFSQEDLVRLLLLSDIYMTPYLGREQAVSGTLAYAAGCGKAIVSTSYPYAQELLADGRGILADFADPDSLARALLQLLDHQQQRLDMEQKMAEFGKNMTWGTVARRYKEVFAHVLAMEKLLSVCPSDRCLFRMSDDTGMFQHGILTVPNLHEGYTTDDNVRALLLAALRYKGKKDERILVLVQKYLAFVAYAYKDGWFRNFMGYDRKFLGECGSQDCFGRCLWVLGTLSIASWLPGSVTEVCNTLFQQAFSSISKVTAIRAKAYSIIGLAHRNVKAESPILVALAQDLVAAYTRTYSDSWRWFEDEVTYCNAILPLALFEAYRTTGMKKFLAVATDSCDFLIKLTVRDGFFSTVGCKGWCHRGSEPALYDQQPVEAAGMVQLCLTAYDVTRQVRYHELAKTCLLWFAGKNLLGLPLADGNEGGCFDGLEAHGVNQNQGAESILSWQLAWFWWHGERK
- a CDS encoding acetolactate synthase large subunit, with translation MDGNKKNTATLLVECLEAEGVKYVFGIPGEETLELMNALEKSTIEFIPTRHEQGAAFMADVYGRLTGKAGVCLSTLGPGATNLVTGVADANMDGAPLVAITGQAGTDRMHLTSHQYVDLVKMFEPITKRSKAVVRPDTVMEIVRIAFKYAESEKPGASHIDLPCNIAKMEVDGHPMKKVPAQEGQATFQSIEEAATVISRAQKPVILAGSSAARNNCGEAVTKFAEKLKIPVVNTMMGKGIIPWTNKYSMWSFGIPQKDYPDLVFKQADLVIAIGYDLVECTPIKWNPDGDKRIIHIGPESAHINKRYEAEIEVIGNIEDSLQEIQRRAYRKEVPEWAFAIRNQMVAEFESYADDDSFPMKPQKILYDVRKVMDAGSILISDVGAHKMWIGREYNCERPNSCIISNGFATMGISVPGAIAAKLVYPDKKILAICGDGGFMMNVQELETAVRCKTNFVVLILTDSAYGLIKWKQDERFGHHCYVDFTNPDFVALARAMGCEGMKIEKCKDLIPSLENAFSMDKPVIIDCPVDYSENMKLTEHLKKLTEGKL
- a CDS encoding SIS domain-containing protein translates to MNSLGCSCEALDLQDISLSLSKISSIAASDSLLVAITITPYGKPTLSMARLCKSIGMPVIAITDSQYSPIVADCDEFLLVSTELFGLTNSPTSVFALINLISILMQFDLQKEEHAQQDLQPDILARRYDDILNTLN
- a CDS encoding AAA family ATPase, which translates into the protein MRRCGKSTLLSQLFYSYLLEQGTETRQIILINLESLENEELLDYHQLYTFIKSRLVSGKMNYIIIDEIQNCKGFERVIDSLYLLSNTDIYITGSNAYLLSSDLATMLTGRYVILHLLPFSFSEYQCFFLIRRKGNCSMHISRREDFLSVRNCLRRI
- a CDS encoding ATP-binding protein → MFNAYIKTGGFPFSTELFAKDLDIIPYLEGLYATIVTKDIVTRESIEDINTLNAIIKTLAGSLGSTVSLQKITNTLKAAGRKVSINTIEKYIKALCDSYLFYKTNRFDVRGRQYLKTFGKYYIVDTGLRNLLFAQRSFDLGHQIEDIVFLELLRRKKKIFIGKAGNLEIDFVCQVPSGLEYYQVSASVLDAGTLERELKPLQKPGDNYPKYLLTLDEVGTGADYNGIRQLNLIDWLLSI
- a CDS encoding ABC transporter permease produces the protein MNRLNYCIKRILQIIPVLFVVSILIFFMLRFIGGDPARLILGDKATNSAIQALHEKLGLDRPLPVQYWLFLSGIFHLDLGTSLSLQCPVSQLLVQRMPITIKLTLLSSLIAVLISLPLGYLAGKYKDKLWDHTIRTMTLVFISMPSFWVGLLLMILFGVVLGWLPAGGWDGTSFLTQLKSLLLPALTQSLSMTALLMRDMRNSVADISQMDFVSFAKSKGLSKRAIRNRHIFRNALISYVTLLSINIAYMLGGSVIIETVFALPGIGKLMIDSIFNRDYAVVQSLVLLFAALVMVINLITDIVYSFLDPRVSY
- a CDS encoding ABC transporter permease: MINIKTKLEKRQSSLPPWLVRPAFVVGSVIVVLFILISFFPGVFTHYDPIEVHVAEALQAPGFTHLFGTDEYGRDIYTRILYGARIDLAMGVLGVIIPFIVGGTLGLLAGYYAGILDTVVMRIIDVLMAFPFTILVIVIMSILGAGIQNVFIALWLVGWMSYARLVRSETMKLKNTEFIQAAKVEGFSDMRILLRHLLPNVISSAIVYAASDIVLCMLTGASMSFLGLGVQLPAPEWGAILNEGRSYISYAWWITLFPGLFLAFNGIGFSLLGDSLTDILRRKGH